The following coding sequences are from one Loxodonta africana isolate mLoxAfr1 chromosome 18, mLoxAfr1.hap2, whole genome shotgun sequence window:
- the LOC100663908 gene encoding keratin-associated protein 4-1-like: protein MVGSCCGPICSDQGCGQVFCQETCCRPSCCQTSCCQTTCRPSCCPPACCQTPCRPSCYRPSCCRPVCCQTTCRPVCCRPVCCQTTCRPSCCRPVCCQTTCRPSCCPPACCQTTCRPSCCRPVCCQTTCRPSCCRPVCCQTTCRPSCCPPACCQTTCPPACCQTTCRPSCCHPVCCQTTCRTTCCLPSCSQSSC from the coding sequence ATGGTCGGCTCCTGTTGTGGTCCCATCTGCTCTGACCAGGGCTGTGGCCAAGTCTTCTGCCAGGAGACCTGCTGCCGCCCCAGCTGCTGCCAGACCAGCTGCTGCCAAACCACCTGCCGCCCCAGCTGCTGCCCCCCAGCCTGCTGCCAGACCCCCTGTCGCCCCAGCTGCTACCGCCCCAGCTGCTGCCGCCCAGTCTGTTGCCAGACCACCTGCCGCCCTGTCTGCTGCCGTCCAGTCTGCTGCCAGACCACCTGCCGCCCCAGCTGCTGCCGTCCAGTCTGTTGCCAGACCACCTGCCGCCCCAGCTGCTGCCCCCCAGCCTGCTGTCAGACCACCTGCCGCCCCAGCTGCTGCCGTCCAGTCTGTTGCCAGACCACCTGCCGCCCCAGCTGCTGCCGTCCAGTCTGTTGCCAGACCACCTGCCGCCCCAGCTGCTGCCCCCCAGCCTGCTGCCAGACCACCTGCCCCCCAGCCTGCTGCCAGACCACCTGCCGCCCCAGCTGCTGCCATCCAGTCTGCTGCCAGACCACCTGCCGCACAACTTGCTGTCTCCCCAGCTGCTCTCAATCCTCTTGCTGA